Sequence from the Patescibacteria group bacterium genome:
TTAATTCCTTTAACTTCATTAGTAATGCGCGTTGAAATTTTAGCTAAAAGTTTATAAGACAAAAATGCCCATTGAGCTGTTAAAAAATCATTCGTGGTAAATGACCTGACAATAATAGGATAACCATAACTTCTGGCGTCTCCTTGCACGCCCACAGAACGTATTGTTGGCAAAACCGCAAAATGTTGAGTGCTATTTTCTCCGCTTTTTTCAATTTCACCACACACAATGGCATCGGCCTGCCTTAAAATTTTTAATTTTTCTTTAGTTACCTCGCCAATAATTCTAATCGCTAATCCCGGCCCCGGGAACGGAGTACGGTAGACTATTTTTTTTGGCAAACCTAATTTGTCCCCAATTTTACGAACTTCATATTTATATAGATCGCGCAACGGTTCAATTAATTTAAAGCCAATTTTTTCCGGCAGACCGCCGACATTATGATGGGATTTTATAACTGCCGTGTGCTTTCCCCCGGAACTTACGCCCGAACTAACAGCATCAGTATATAAAGTGCCTTGAACAAGCCATCTGGTTTTAAAAAGTTTCTTGGCTTCTCTTTCAAAAATTCTTATGAATAATTCTCCAATAACCTTTCGCTTTTTTTCTGGATCTGTTACCCCCTTTAGTTTCTCTAAAAATTCTTTTTCCGCATACACTATCCGCAAATTCATTTTCATGTAAGTTTTAAAAACTTTTTTTAACTCTCTAGTTTCGCCTTCTCGCATAAGACCAGTATCCACATAAACGCAGGTAAGATTTCTGCCAATGGCCCTATGAACAATAGTGGCAGCCACCGCGGAATCGACCCCGCCCGAGAGTCCGCAAACCGCTCGATCATTGCCAATTTGTTTCCGAATATTTTTTATTGATTCCTTAATAAAATCCTCCATTAACCAAGATCTCTTAACTCCGGTTATTTCAATAAAATTTATGATGATCATATGGCCGTTAGTAGTATGCAGTACTTCTGGATGAAACTGCAATCCATAAATTTTACGTTTTTCATCCGCCATTGAAGCAATTAAACAATTATTCGAACTGGCAATTTTCATAAACCCTTTAGGTAGCTTAATAACAGAATCGCCATGGGACATCCAAGTATCTTGAATTTTCTTTAAGCCGATAAAAATTTTGCTGGGTTTGTTTATGGTAATTTGCGCGGGGCCATATTCTCGTTTTTTTCCAGCCTTTACTGTACCTCCCAACATAAATGCAGTTAATTGCATGCCATAGCAAATTCCTAGAATTGGGACTCCCAAATCAAAAATTTTTTTATTTACCCGCAAAGCGCTTTTATCTGACAGATTTTGCGGTCCACCCGACAAAATGATGCCTTTACTCTGCGCTAATTTGTCTATGGGAAAATCGGGGGAAACAAGTTCAGCCAAAACGCCGGCCTCGCGAATACGCTTGGTAATTAAATGCGAATATTGCGAGCCAAAATCTAAAACATATATTATGTCTTTCGTTGGTAATGTTTGTAGCATATTTATTATTAATTAAACTCCTTGCTAAATGTAATAAAAAATTATCACAATTGTTATTATCAATCAGTCTAAATCAAATAACAAACATTGTCAAAATAATTTATTTTCTGCGGGGATTTTTATTTAAAAAATTGGATTAATTAATTTCAGGCGGGTATCATTTTTTATCTTTTTATGGTATAATATTGTTAATGAAAATAATTTTACTTTAAGAATAAGACTATGTGGCAAGAAAATATAATACTTATATTAATTTTCTTAGCAGGCCTTTCTAATTTCAGCTTAGCCGCTTATGTTTATAGAAATGGACCGGGCAAGAGGCTTAATAGGAATTTTTCATATCTTGGGTTTGTAATTTTTTTATGGTGCCTTAGTAATTTTGTCTCCTTAATCAGCCGCAACTTGGCTTGGATTCGCTTAACTTACGCCTTAGGCTTGCTCGTGGTTTTATTTTCATTTTTTTTGGCCGGCGCAATAGCTGAAAAAGAGATAAAGAAATCAATAAAATTCTTCTTATTCTTGATAAGCGCTATATTATTTATTGCTTGTTTCTCCCCCTTGTTTATATATAATATCAACAGTTATGGAGTAAGCGGCGTTGATGCCAGATTCGGACCTTTGTTCAGATGGTGGGAAGTTTATATGATAGTTATAGGCGCTGTCGGAATATATCTGCCTATTAAAGCTTTGCCGCTGCTTGATGACCGCAGGAAAAAACAAATAGCATATTTTTATGTCGGCTGCTTTTCCTTCGGGATCTGGTCAAGTTTTACCAGCGTTATTCTGCCGTTTTTCGGATATACAAAACTTTTGAATCTTGACGCTCCGAGTACTATTTTTTTTACCGGCCTTACCAGCTACGCCATAATTAAATATGAAATAATGGGAATAAAATCATTATTTTTCAAAGCCTTTGCCTATTCATTAATTATAGGATTCATTAGCGGTGTATTAGCGGTTGTTATTTTCCTGGTATCATGGTTTTTTAACAACTTCGGTTCAACCGCGGCCTATTTAATTTCAATTATTGTTTCTATTATAATCTTTTTAATTGGCAGATCTTTTTATAAAGAAACTAAAGAGCTGGAAATGGCGAAAAAAAGCCTTACGGCAATGCTCCAAAAATCAGAAGAAGATCGATTGAAAGCTGAAGCAGAGAAAAATAAAACTTTAACAATCATCAAAAATTTCAGCGATGGGCTTTTAATTATTAACGAGGAAGGCAAAATTATTATCGTCAATCCTGTGGCTGAAAATTATTTAGGGCTTAAGTCCAATAATATTCTGAAAAAAAATATAACCAGCTTATTTGAAAATCTACCCGGTTTAAAAGCGATAGCTTCTGATTTGCCGATAACCGCGGATAAAATAGTTAAAAAAGAAATTGAAATAAACAAAAATTTAATCATTGAAATATCAGCCATTAAGCTAAACTTCAAAAAAAAGAATATCGGCAATTTAATTATTATGCACGATATAACCAGGGGTAAAAATGTAGAAAGATTAAAAACTGAGTTCGTTACCTTGGCCGCCCATCAACTCCGCACGCCTTTAACGGCGATTAAGTGGTCATCGCGAGCGCTTTTAGACGGAGATGCCGGTCATATCGTTCCGGAGCAGCGTGAATATATCGAAAAAATAGATATTAGCACTGAACG
This genomic interval carries:
- the guaA gene encoding glutamine-hydrolyzing GMP synthase — protein: MLQTLPTKDIIYVLDFGSQYSHLITKRIREAGVLAELVSPDFPIDKLAQSKGIILSGGPQNLSDKSALRVNKKIFDLGVPILGICYGMQLTAFMLGGTVKAGKKREYGPAQITINKPSKIFIGLKKIQDTWMSHGDSVIKLPKGFMKIASSNNCLIASMADEKRKIYGLQFHPEVLHTTNGHMIIINFIEITGVKRSWLMEDFIKESIKNIRKQIGNDRAVCGLSGGVDSAVAATIVHRAIGRNLTCVYVDTGLMREGETRELKKVFKTYMKMNLRIVYAEKEFLEKLKGVTDPEKKRKVIGELFIRIFEREAKKLFKTRWLVQGTLYTDAVSSGVSSGGKHTAVIKSHHNVGGLPEKIGFKLIEPLRDLYKYEVRKIGDKLGLPKKIVYRTPFPGPGLAIRIIGEVTKEKLKILRQADAIVCGEIEKSGENSTQHFAVLPTIRSVGVQGDARSYGYPIIVRSFTTNDFLTAQWAFLSYKLLAKISTRITNEVKGINRVVYDITSKPPGTIEWE
- a CDS encoding ATP-binding protein, coding for MWQENIILILIFLAGLSNFSLAAYVYRNGPGKRLNRNFSYLGFVIFLWCLSNFVSLISRNLAWIRLTYALGLLVVLFSFFLAGAIAEKEIKKSIKFFLFLISAILFIACFSPLFIYNINSYGVSGVDARFGPLFRWWEVYMIVIGAVGIYLPIKALPLLDDRRKKQIAYFYVGCFSFGIWSSFTSVILPFFGYTKLLNLDAPSTIFFTGLTSYAIIKYEIMGIKSLFFKAFAYSLIIGFISGVLAVVIFLVSWFFNNFGSTAAYLISIIVSIIIFLIGRSFYKETKELEMAKKSLTAMLQKSEEDRLKAEAEKNKTLTIIKNFSDGLLIINEEGKIIIVNPVAENYLGLKSNNILKKNITSLFENLPGLKAIASDLPITADKIVKKEIEINKNLIIEISAIKLNFKKKNIGNLIIMHDITRGKNVERLKTEFVTLAAHQLRTPLTAIKWSSRALLDGDAGHIVPEQREYIEKIDISTERMIYLIKDLLNVGRLEEGQYIYKASKFKIKDAFFNVLSNIKEKIDHKKIKLDYKLPADELPSISADQEKIEIVMQNFIENAINYSFEGGLILITIERSGEKWFFKVADSGIGISEESKGRIFKKFYRSEEAFKKNTEGSGLGLFMCKNIIENHGGEIGFESAMGKGSTFYFSLPLKSAIKEKPTN